From the Manihot esculenta cultivar AM560-2 chromosome 3, M.esculenta_v8, whole genome shotgun sequence genome, one window contains:
- the LOC110611050 gene encoding U-box domain-containing protein 52 isoform X1: MALVPYDDGSSLTNATVVAIDKDKNSQYAVRWAIDHLIINNPVIVLIHVRHKTHQHHSANGNDSESDEVQQLFIPFRGYCARKGVQLREVVFDETDVARALLDYISKNYVASIALGASTRNALTRKFKTQDVPTSLIKSAPDFCSVYVISKGKIMSVRTAQRPAANPPVPPKAPFPLSLPAPHPYDHPEHEDGFRGQYAKAYYRNPASSEKFLLDKSNDSFRSPFRERIRTPSILSIEGNDVSYPGTGPRLSNARESIHEDTDLSAPFFPGSLDIAAQNSECSQMSPTEGLSQNARDLEAEMRRLKLELKQTIDMYSTACREALTAKKKASEIHQWKMEEARRFEEARLAEEAALAIAEMEKAKCKAAMEAAEKAQRLAEIEAQKRKHAEMKAKRESAEKDRALNALAHNDVRYRKYTIEEIEEATENFSNSNKIGEGGYGPVYKGKLDHTPVAIKALRPDAAQGKKQFQQEVEVLSCIRHPNMVLLLGACPEYGCLVYEYMENGSLEDRLLRKDNTHPISWRRRFKIASEIATALLFLHQAKPEPLVHRDLKPANILLDRNFVSKISDVGLARLVPPSVADSVTQYHITSAAGTFCYIDPEYQQTGMLTTRSDIYSLGIMLLQIITAKSPMGLAHQVAKAIERGTFEEMLDPSVTDWPVEDTLIYAKMALKCAELRKKDRPSLATIILPELNRLKDLQRHNIDQHGDPPHGSRSRSRSPLRHSPSTGNDT; this comes from the exons ATGGCTCTCGTCCCTTATGACGATGGGTCATCGCTGACAAATGCCACCGTTGTAGCCATTGACAAAGACAAGAACAGCCAGTATGCCGTCCGATGGGCTATTGATCATCTTATAATCAATAACCCAGTTATTGTTCTTATTCATGTTAGACACAAGACCCATCAACATC ATTCTGCCAATGGGAATGATTCTGAATCAGATGAAGTGCAGCAGCTTTTCATTCCCTTCCGAGGATATTGTGCTCGTAAAGGG GTTCAGTTAAGGGAGGTCGTATTTGATGAGACAGATGTGGCAAGAGCACTCCTGGACTATATCAGCAAGAACTATGTTGCAAGTATTGCTCTTGGTGCTTCAACGAGAAATGCTCTTACCAG GAAATTCAAAACCCAAGATGTTCCCACCAGCTTAATCAAATCTGCACCAGATTTTTGTTCTGTCTATGTTATTTCcaaaggaaaaatcatgtctGTAAGAACAGCACAAAGGCCTGCTGCTAATCCTCCAGTTCCACCCAAGGCACCATTTCCACTATCACTTCCAGCTCCACACCCTTATGATCACCCTGAACATGAGGATGGATTTAG AGGACAGTATGCGAAAGCATATTACAGAAATCCAGCATCATCAGAAAAATTTCTTTTGGACAAGAGCAACGATTCCTTCAGAAGTCCATTTCGTGAGAGAATTAGAACTCCATCCATTCTTTCTATAGAAGGCAATGACGTCTCATACCCAGGGACAGGGCCAAGACTTTCAAATGCTCGCGAATCTATACATGAAGATACTGATCTTTCAGCGCCATTTTTTCCGGGGTCCTTAGACATTGCAGCCCAAAATTCAGAATGTTCTCAGATGTCTCCCACAGAGGGTCTTTCACAAAATGCA CGAGACTTGGAAGCTGAGATGAGAAGACTGAAGCTTGAACTTAAGCAGACCATAGACATGTACAGTACAGCTTGCAGAGAAGCACTCACAGCCAAAAAGAAG GCTAGTGAGATTCATCAATGGAAAATGGAGGAGGCTCGGAGATTTGAGGAAGCTAGACTTGCTGAAGAGGCAGCTCTTGCCATTGCAGAGATGGAAAAGGCCAAGTGCAAGGCTGCTATGGAAGCAGCAGAGAAAGCACAGAGGCTAGCAGAGATAGAAGcacaaaaaagaaaacatgCAGAGATGAAAGCCAAGAGAGAATCCGCTGAGAAGGATCGTGCACTGAATGCTTTAGCACATAATGATGTGCGGTACAGAAAATACACTATTGAAGAGATAGAAGAAGCCACAGAAAATTTTTCCAACTCAAATAAAATTGGTGAAGGAGGATATGGACCTGTGTACAAAGGCAAGCTTGACCACACACCAGTTGCTATAAAAGCTCTAAGACCTGATGCTGCTCAAGGGAAGAAGCAATTCCAACAGGAG GTTGAGGTTTTGAGCTGCATCAGACATCCAAACATGGTCCTTCTTCTTGGAGCCTGCCCGGAGTATGGATGCTTGGTGTATGAATACATGGAAAATGGCAGCTTGGAAGATAGGCTGCTTCGAAAAGATAACACCCATCCAATTTCGTGGAGGAGAAGGTTCAAGATAGCTTCTGAGATAGCAACTGCCCTTCTATTTCTCCACCAAGCAAAGCCAGAACCCCTTGTCCATAGGGACCTTAAACCAGCTAACATCCTCTTGGACCGTAACTTTGTGAGCAAGATTAGTGATgttggcctggcacggttagtTCCCCCATCGGTAGCTGATAGTGTGACTCAATATCACATCACATCAGCTGCAGGTACATTTTGCTACATAGATCCTGAGTATCAACAAACAGGAATGCTAACTACAAGATCAGATATATACTCGTTGGGAATAATGTTGCTTCAAATTATCACTGCCAAATCTCCAATGGGTCTTGCACATCAGGTTGCCAAGGCCATTGAAAGAGGAACATTTGAAGAGATGCTTGACCCCTCGGTGACAGACTGGCCTGTTGAAGATACTTTAATCTATGCTAAAATGGCACTCAAGTGTGCTGAACTAAGAAAGAAGGACAGGCCAAGTCTTGCCACAATTATTTTGCCAGAGCTTAACCGGTTGAAAGATCTCCAAAGGCATAACATTGATCAACATGGTGATCCTCCACACGGCAGCAGAAGTCGCAGTCGTAGCCCTCTTCGTCATTCTCCCTCAACTG GAAATGACACATAA
- the LOC110612207 gene encoding protein ALP1-like, with the protein MNESNNSRKRQRKNMKESDDGDTNSFEEDSNNTFSNQKKKQLKGIITSLMLLDEQEKCDEEDQNRASCEEKQLLEANYKKKSRTMVEYYSNVQDYYTEIEETDRMKRKKSRAIAGAAAISAAANGLANKGTGDAKQASGGQQRRLWVKNRDKEWWDECNRPDYPDEEFKQAFRMSKATFDMICDELHSFIAKEDTTLRNAIPVKQRVAVCIWRLATGEPLRLVSKRFGLGISTCHKLVLEVCSAIRNVLMPKYLQWPDDDSLKKIKNDFESISGIPNVVGSMYTTHIPIIAPKISVAAYFNKRHTERNQKTSYSITVQGVVDPQGIFTDVCIGWPGSMPDDQVLEKSALYQRANGGLLKDVWIVGSSGYPLMDWVLVPYTQQHLTWTQHAFNEKIGEIQKVAKNAFTKLKGRWSCLQKRTEVKLQDLPVVLGACCVLHNICEMRNDELDPKLMVELVDDEMLPEVALRSINSMKARDAIAHNLLHHCHAGTGFL; encoded by the coding sequence atgaatgaatccaACAACAGCAGGAAAAGGCAGAGGAAAAATATGAAAGAAAGCGATGATGGGGACACCAATTCATTTGAAGAAGACAGCAATAATACCTTTAGCAACCAGAAGAAGAAACAGTTGAAGGGTATAATCACATCATTGATGTTGCTGGACGAGCAAGAAAAGTGCGATGAAGAAGACCAAAACCGAGCCTCATGTGAAGAGAAGCAATTACTCGAAGCAAATTATAAGAAAAAGAGTAGAACAATGGTGGAATATTATTCCAATGTTCAAGATTATTATACAGAAATTGAAGAAACGGACCGAATGAAGCGCAAGAAATCACGGGCAATAGCTGGTGCTGCTGCTATTTCGGCCGCCGCTAATGGGCTTGCTAATAAGGGAACTGGCGATGCAAAGCAAGCGAGTGGAGGTCAACAAAGACGATTATGGGTAAAAAACAGGGATAAAGAATGGTGGGATGAATGCAATCGGCCAGATTATCCTGATGAGGAATTCAAGCAAGCTTTTAGAATGAGCAAGGCAACTTTTGATATGATATGCGATGAGTTACATTCATTTATTGCCAAAGAGGACACAACTTTGAGAAACGCCATTCCTGTAAAGCAAAGAGTTGCTGTCTGTATATGGAGATTAGCCACTGGTGAACCACTTAGACTTGTGTCTAAAAGGTTTGGTTTAGGTATTTCTACTTGCCATAAATTAGTTCTTGAAGTTTGTTCAGCTAttagaaatgttttaatgcCAAAGTATTTGCAATGGCCTGATGATGATAGCTTGAAGAAGATAAAAAATGACTTCGAATCAATTTCTGGGATACCTAATGTTGTTGGATCTATGTATACTACTCATATTCCTATTATAGCTCCAAAGATTAGTGTAGCAGCTTATTTTAACAAGAGGCATACTGAGAGGAATCAAAAAACATCATACTCCATAACTGTTCAAGGTGTTGTTGATCCACAAGGGATCTTTACTGATGTATGTATTGGTTGGCCTGGCTCTATGCCTGATGATCAAGTGTTAGAGAAGTCTGCTTTGTATCAAAGGGCTAATGGAGGTCTTCTGAAGGATGTTTGGATTGTTGGGTCTTCAGGGTACCCTTTAATGGATTGGGTTTTGGTCCCTTACACACAGCAGCATTTGACATGGACTCAGCATGCTTTTAATGAGAAGATTGGGGAGATTCAAAAGGTTGCTAAGAATGCATTTACGAAATTGAAAGGGAGGTGGAGTTGTTTGCAGAAAAGAACAGAAGTGAAACTGCAAGACTTGCCGGTGGTTCTTGGGGCGTGCTGTGTGTTGCATAATATCTGTGAAATGCGTAATGACGAACTGGATCCGAAGCTGATGGTTGAGCTTGTTGATGATGAGATGTTGCCTGAGGTTGCCTTGAGATCAATAAACTCAATGAAAGCTAGGGATGCTATTGCTCATAATCTTTTGCATCACTGTCATGCTGGCACTGGTTTTCTATAA
- the LOC110612193 gene encoding leucine-rich repeat extensin-like protein 2 — protein MNYANGVISLRGRWGVLLWKLAIMGMFLLARASSEADHIGEPEAGVLCISDCTTCPVICSPPPPPVESHNYYSPPSHHSPPPQSERYHSPSPSPPPPSLPPPSPSPPPPRSTSPPPLPPSWFPSWGPPSVQVPPKQGQYPYPYYYFYASKASSLSFHASFYFSIVFFHFLCCMLLLFYC, from the coding sequence ATGAATTATGCCAATGGTGTAATATCTCTGAGAGGAAGATGGGGTGTCTTGCTATGGAAACTTGCAATAATGGGGATGTTTCTGCTTGCTAGAGCAAGCTCTGAGGCTGATCATATTGGAGAACCTGAAGCTGGTGTCTTGTGCATTAGTGATTGTACTACTTGTCCTGTCATTTGTTCACCACCTCCTCCACCAGTGGAGTCACATAATTATTATTCACCCCCATCTCACCACTCTCCACCTCCTCAATCTGAGCGTTATCATTCTCCATCAccatcaccaccaccaccatccCTACCACCTCCATCACCATCGCCGCCGCCACCACGGTCAACTTCGCCACCGCCTTTGCCACCTTCATGGTTTCCTTCTTGGGGCCCTCCTAGTGTTCAAGTGCCACCCAAACAAGGACAGTACCCTTACCCTTACTACTACTTCTATGCCTCAAAggcctcttctctttcttttcatgCTTCCTTTTACTTTTCCATTGTGTTTTTCCATTTTTTGTGTTGTATGCTGTTATTGTTTTATTGTTGA
- the LOC110611050 gene encoding U-box domain-containing protein 52 isoform X2 yields MLDTRPINIVDSANGNDSESDEVQQLFIPFRGYCARKGVQLREVVFDETDVARALLDYISKNYVASIALGASTRNALTRKFKTQDVPTSLIKSAPDFCSVYVISKGKIMSVRTAQRPAANPPVPPKAPFPLSLPAPHPYDHPEHEDGFRGQYAKAYYRNPASSEKFLLDKSNDSFRSPFRERIRTPSILSIEGNDVSYPGTGPRLSNARESIHEDTDLSAPFFPGSLDIAAQNSECSQMSPTEGLSQNARDLEAEMRRLKLELKQTIDMYSTACREALTAKKKASEIHQWKMEEARRFEEARLAEEAALAIAEMEKAKCKAAMEAAEKAQRLAEIEAQKRKHAEMKAKRESAEKDRALNALAHNDVRYRKYTIEEIEEATENFSNSNKIGEGGYGPVYKGKLDHTPVAIKALRPDAAQGKKQFQQEVEVLSCIRHPNMVLLLGACPEYGCLVYEYMENGSLEDRLLRKDNTHPISWRRRFKIASEIATALLFLHQAKPEPLVHRDLKPANILLDRNFVSKISDVGLARLVPPSVADSVTQYHITSAAGTFCYIDPEYQQTGMLTTRSDIYSLGIMLLQIITAKSPMGLAHQVAKAIERGTFEEMLDPSVTDWPVEDTLIYAKMALKCAELRKKDRPSLATIILPELNRLKDLQRHNIDQHGDPPHGSRSRSRSPLRHSPSTGNDT; encoded by the exons ATGTTAGACACAAGACCCATCAACATCGTAG ATTCTGCCAATGGGAATGATTCTGAATCAGATGAAGTGCAGCAGCTTTTCATTCCCTTCCGAGGATATTGTGCTCGTAAAGGG GTTCAGTTAAGGGAGGTCGTATTTGATGAGACAGATGTGGCAAGAGCACTCCTGGACTATATCAGCAAGAACTATGTTGCAAGTATTGCTCTTGGTGCTTCAACGAGAAATGCTCTTACCAG GAAATTCAAAACCCAAGATGTTCCCACCAGCTTAATCAAATCTGCACCAGATTTTTGTTCTGTCTATGTTATTTCcaaaggaaaaatcatgtctGTAAGAACAGCACAAAGGCCTGCTGCTAATCCTCCAGTTCCACCCAAGGCACCATTTCCACTATCACTTCCAGCTCCACACCCTTATGATCACCCTGAACATGAGGATGGATTTAG AGGACAGTATGCGAAAGCATATTACAGAAATCCAGCATCATCAGAAAAATTTCTTTTGGACAAGAGCAACGATTCCTTCAGAAGTCCATTTCGTGAGAGAATTAGAACTCCATCCATTCTTTCTATAGAAGGCAATGACGTCTCATACCCAGGGACAGGGCCAAGACTTTCAAATGCTCGCGAATCTATACATGAAGATACTGATCTTTCAGCGCCATTTTTTCCGGGGTCCTTAGACATTGCAGCCCAAAATTCAGAATGTTCTCAGATGTCTCCCACAGAGGGTCTTTCACAAAATGCA CGAGACTTGGAAGCTGAGATGAGAAGACTGAAGCTTGAACTTAAGCAGACCATAGACATGTACAGTACAGCTTGCAGAGAAGCACTCACAGCCAAAAAGAAG GCTAGTGAGATTCATCAATGGAAAATGGAGGAGGCTCGGAGATTTGAGGAAGCTAGACTTGCTGAAGAGGCAGCTCTTGCCATTGCAGAGATGGAAAAGGCCAAGTGCAAGGCTGCTATGGAAGCAGCAGAGAAAGCACAGAGGCTAGCAGAGATAGAAGcacaaaaaagaaaacatgCAGAGATGAAAGCCAAGAGAGAATCCGCTGAGAAGGATCGTGCACTGAATGCTTTAGCACATAATGATGTGCGGTACAGAAAATACACTATTGAAGAGATAGAAGAAGCCACAGAAAATTTTTCCAACTCAAATAAAATTGGTGAAGGAGGATATGGACCTGTGTACAAAGGCAAGCTTGACCACACACCAGTTGCTATAAAAGCTCTAAGACCTGATGCTGCTCAAGGGAAGAAGCAATTCCAACAGGAG GTTGAGGTTTTGAGCTGCATCAGACATCCAAACATGGTCCTTCTTCTTGGAGCCTGCCCGGAGTATGGATGCTTGGTGTATGAATACATGGAAAATGGCAGCTTGGAAGATAGGCTGCTTCGAAAAGATAACACCCATCCAATTTCGTGGAGGAGAAGGTTCAAGATAGCTTCTGAGATAGCAACTGCCCTTCTATTTCTCCACCAAGCAAAGCCAGAACCCCTTGTCCATAGGGACCTTAAACCAGCTAACATCCTCTTGGACCGTAACTTTGTGAGCAAGATTAGTGATgttggcctggcacggttagtTCCCCCATCGGTAGCTGATAGTGTGACTCAATATCACATCACATCAGCTGCAGGTACATTTTGCTACATAGATCCTGAGTATCAACAAACAGGAATGCTAACTACAAGATCAGATATATACTCGTTGGGAATAATGTTGCTTCAAATTATCACTGCCAAATCTCCAATGGGTCTTGCACATCAGGTTGCCAAGGCCATTGAAAGAGGAACATTTGAAGAGATGCTTGACCCCTCGGTGACAGACTGGCCTGTTGAAGATACTTTAATCTATGCTAAAATGGCACTCAAGTGTGCTGAACTAAGAAAGAAGGACAGGCCAAGTCTTGCCACAATTATTTTGCCAGAGCTTAACCGGTTGAAAGATCTCCAAAGGCATAACATTGATCAACATGGTGATCCTCCACACGGCAGCAGAAGTCGCAGTCGTAGCCCTCTTCGTCATTCTCCCTCAACTG GAAATGACACATAA
- the LOC110611800 gene encoding peptidyl-prolyl cis-trans isomerase CYP57 isoform X2, whose product MSSVYVLEPPTKGKLILYTTYGPLDIELWPKEAPKAVRNFVQLCLEGYYDNTIFHRIIKGFLIQGGDPTGSGTGGESIYGSVFPDEFHSRLRFNHRGIVACANAGTPHSNGSQFFISLDKCDWLDRKSTIFGKVTGDSIYNLLTIGEVETDKDDWPLDPAPRIKSIEVLWNPFEDIVPRGPPKPLIQSATDTENKDLKKKPVKKLNLLSFGEEAEEEEKELAAVKQKIKSSHDVLDDPRLLREQHPSEELNSAEAKATRDLQLSVRGALSSKKDASKKDSDAELSNSDDDDDEANFDARMRQQILRRRMDLGDLSSKQKKDGSTSPTGRQISVPRYTAESIDDDQPRVEKLSLKKKGIGSEARAERIAKADVDLQLFSEAEQGRLLQKQKKRRIQGREDEVLAKLEKFKKAISAKEVAANTESGGAYKEDLSDWSSVRLNFEPEPGKDRMSRKDDPNDYVVHDPLLEKGKEKFNRMQAKQKRREREWAGKSLT is encoded by the exons ATGTCGTCCGTTTACGTGCTCGAGCCGCCGACAAAGGGCAAGTTGATTCTTTACACCACGTACGGGCCACTGGACATCGAACTCTGGCCTAAAGAGGCCCCAAAGGCCGTCAGGAACTTCGTCCAACTGTGCCTGGAAGGCTATTACGACAATACCATCTTTCACCGTATTATCAAGGGCTTCCTCATACAGGGCGGTGATCCAACCGGCAGTGGCACCG GTGGTGAAAGCATATATGGAAGTGTTTTTCCTGATGAGTTCCATTCACGTCTAAGATTCAACCACAGGGGAATTGTTGCATGCGCAAATGCTGGTACCCCACATTCTAATGGGAGCCAATTCTTTATTTCCTTGGATAAGTGTGATTGGCTTGATCGAAAGAGTACCATTTTTGGAAAG GTGACTGGAGATTCAATATATAATCTTTTAACCATTGGTGAGGTTGAAACTGACAAAGATGATTGGCCATTGGATCCAGCCCCAAGAATCAAATCAATTGAG GTATTATGGAACCCTTTTGAAGATATTGTTCCTAGGGGACCCCCTAAGCCCCTAATCCAATCTGCAACAGATACTGAAAATAAAGATTTAAAGAAGAAACCTGTGAA AAAGTTGAACTTACTTTCATTTGGAGAGGAAGCTGAAGAAGAGGAGAAGGAATTAGCAGCTGTGAAACAAAAGATTAAGAGTAGTCATGatgtattggatgatcctcgtCTCCTAAGGGAACAACATCCAAGTGAAGAATTG AACTCAGCTGAAGCCAAAGCAACCAGGGATCTGCAGTTATCTGTGAGAGGGGCATTAAGCTCTAAGAAGGACGCATCAAAGAAAGATTCAGATGCTGAACTTTCTAatagtgatgatgatgatgatgaggcCAACTTTGATGCACGAATGCGCCAACAAATACTCAGAAGAAGAATGGACCTGGGAGATCTCTCATCTAAGCAAAAGAAAGATG GAAGCACTAGCCCAACAGGTCGTCAAATTTCTGTCCCAAG GTATACTGCTGAAAGCATTGACGATGACCAGCCAAGGGTGGAGAAGCTGTCGCTGAAGAAAAAGGGAATAGGATCTGAAGCCAGGGCAGAGCGCATTGCCAAGGCAGATGTAGATTTACAGTTATTCAGTGAAGCTGAACAAGGAAGACTGTTGCAAAAGCAGAAGAAGCGCAGAATTCAAGGACGTGAGGATGAG GTTTTAGCAAAACTTGAGAAGTTTAAGAAGGCAATTTCTGCAAAGGAAGTTGCCGCAAACACCGAGTCCGGAGGTGCCTATAAAGAGGATTTGTCTGACTGGAGTAGTGTCCGCCTAAACTTTGAACCTGAACCTGGCAAG GATCGTATGTCTCGCAAAGACGACCCAAATGATTATGTTGTGCATGATCCCCTTTTGgagaaaggaaaagagaaaTTCAACCGAATGCAAGCCAAGCAAAAAAGACGAGAACGAGAATGGGCTGGCAAATCTCTCACTTAG
- the LOC110611800 gene encoding peptidyl-prolyl cis-trans isomerase CYP57 isoform X1 — protein sequence MSSVYVLEPPTKGKLILYTTYGPLDIELWPKEAPKAVRNFVQLCLEGYYDNTIFHRIIKGFLIQGGDPTGSGTGGESIYGSVFPDEFHSRLRFNHRGIVACANAGTPHSNGSQFFISLDKCDWLDRKSTIFGKVTGDSIYNLLTIGEVETDKDDWPLDPAPRIKSIEVLWNPFEDIVPRGPPKPLIQSATDTENKDLKKKPVKKLNLLSFGEEAEEEEKELAAVKQKIKSSHDVLDDPRLLREQHPSEELDMSLSLSSMQNSAEAKATRDLQLSVRGALSSKKDASKKDSDAELSNSDDDDDEANFDARMRQQILRRRMDLGDLSSKQKKDGSTSPTGRQISVPRYTAESIDDDQPRVEKLSLKKKGIGSEARAERIAKADVDLQLFSEAEQGRLLQKQKKRRIQGREDEVLAKLEKFKKAISAKEVAANTESGGAYKEDLSDWSSVRLNFEPEPGKDRMSRKDDPNDYVVHDPLLEKGKEKFNRMQAKQKRREREWAGKSLT from the exons ATGTCGTCCGTTTACGTGCTCGAGCCGCCGACAAAGGGCAAGTTGATTCTTTACACCACGTACGGGCCACTGGACATCGAACTCTGGCCTAAAGAGGCCCCAAAGGCCGTCAGGAACTTCGTCCAACTGTGCCTGGAAGGCTATTACGACAATACCATCTTTCACCGTATTATCAAGGGCTTCCTCATACAGGGCGGTGATCCAACCGGCAGTGGCACCG GTGGTGAAAGCATATATGGAAGTGTTTTTCCTGATGAGTTCCATTCACGTCTAAGATTCAACCACAGGGGAATTGTTGCATGCGCAAATGCTGGTACCCCACATTCTAATGGGAGCCAATTCTTTATTTCCTTGGATAAGTGTGATTGGCTTGATCGAAAGAGTACCATTTTTGGAAAG GTGACTGGAGATTCAATATATAATCTTTTAACCATTGGTGAGGTTGAAACTGACAAAGATGATTGGCCATTGGATCCAGCCCCAAGAATCAAATCAATTGAG GTATTATGGAACCCTTTTGAAGATATTGTTCCTAGGGGACCCCCTAAGCCCCTAATCCAATCTGCAACAGATACTGAAAATAAAGATTTAAAGAAGAAACCTGTGAA AAAGTTGAACTTACTTTCATTTGGAGAGGAAGCTGAAGAAGAGGAGAAGGAATTAGCAGCTGTGAAACAAAAGATTAAGAGTAGTCATGatgtattggatgatcctcgtCTCCTAAGGGAACAACATCCAAGTGAAGAATTG GACATGTCCTTGAGCCTTTCTTCAATGCAGAACTCAGCTGAAGCCAAAGCAACCAGGGATCTGCAGTTATCTGTGAGAGGGGCATTAAGCTCTAAGAAGGACGCATCAAAGAAAGATTCAGATGCTGAACTTTCTAatagtgatgatgatgatgatgaggcCAACTTTGATGCACGAATGCGCCAACAAATACTCAGAAGAAGAATGGACCTGGGAGATCTCTCATCTAAGCAAAAGAAAGATG GAAGCACTAGCCCAACAGGTCGTCAAATTTCTGTCCCAAG GTATACTGCTGAAAGCATTGACGATGACCAGCCAAGGGTGGAGAAGCTGTCGCTGAAGAAAAAGGGAATAGGATCTGAAGCCAGGGCAGAGCGCATTGCCAAGGCAGATGTAGATTTACAGTTATTCAGTGAAGCTGAACAAGGAAGACTGTTGCAAAAGCAGAAGAAGCGCAGAATTCAAGGACGTGAGGATGAG GTTTTAGCAAAACTTGAGAAGTTTAAGAAGGCAATTTCTGCAAAGGAAGTTGCCGCAAACACCGAGTCCGGAGGTGCCTATAAAGAGGATTTGTCTGACTGGAGTAGTGTCCGCCTAAACTTTGAACCTGAACCTGGCAAG GATCGTATGTCTCGCAAAGACGACCCAAATGATTATGTTGTGCATGATCCCCTTTTGgagaaaggaaaagagaaaTTCAACCGAATGCAAGCCAAGCAAAAAAGACGAGAACGAGAATGGGCTGGCAAATCTCTCACTTAG